In a single window of the Papaver somniferum cultivar HN1 chromosome 8, ASM357369v1, whole genome shotgun sequence genome:
- the LOC113302194 gene encoding trafficking protein particle complex subunit 3-like isoform X1 — protein sequence MAPVGPRSGDAIFANVERVNAELFSLTYGAMVRQLLTDLEEVEEVNKQLDQMGYNIGIRLIDEFLAKSNVSSCADFKESADVIAKACFLCSKKSSNTTPNYVGFKMFLGVTATVANWDADGTSCSLILEDNPLVDFVELPDTCQGLYYCNVLSGVIRGALEMVSMKTEVTWVRDMLRGDDAYELRVKLLKQVPEEYPYKDDE from the exons ATGGCTCCGGTTGGTCCAAGATCTGGAGATGCAATTTTCGCTAATGTTGAACGTGTG AATGCGGAATTGTTTAGCTTAACTTATGGAGCAATGGTAAGACAATTACTTACCGATTTAGAAGAGGTAGAGGAAGTTAACAAGCAGCTTGATCAGAT GGGTTATAATATTGGAATTCGACTAATTGACGAGTTTCTTGCAAAATCCAATGTTTCTAGCTGTGCTGACTTCAAGGAATCTGCTGATGTAATTGCAAAG GCATGCTTTCTCTGTTCCAAAAAGTCATCGAACACTACCCCAAACTAT GTTGGTTTTAAGATGTTCTTAGGGGTCACTGCAACTGTGGCCAATTGGGATGCTGATGGAACAAGTTGCAGTCTCATCCTGGAGGATAACCCCCTTGTAGACTTTGTTGAGCTTCCTGATACATGCCAAGGTCTATATTATTGCAATGTCCTTAGCGGAGTCATCAGAGGAGCTCTAGAAATG GTGTCAATGAAGACTGAAGTCACATGGGTTCGTGATATGTTGCGCGGAGATGATGCATACGAGTTACGAGTGAAGCTTCTGAAGCAAGTTCCTGAAGAGTACCCGTACAAAGATGATGAGTAA
- the LOC113302194 gene encoding trafficking protein particle complex subunit 3-like isoform X2: MAPVGPRSGDAIFANVERVNAELFSLTYGAMVRQLLTDLEEVEEVNKQLDQMGYNIGIRLIDEFLAKSNVSSCADFKESADVIAKVGFKMFLGVTATVANWDADGTSCSLILEDNPLVDFVELPDTCQGLYYCNVLSGVIRGALEMVSMKTEVTWVRDMLRGDDAYELRVKLLKQVPEEYPYKDDE; this comes from the exons ATGGCTCCGGTTGGTCCAAGATCTGGAGATGCAATTTTCGCTAATGTTGAACGTGTG AATGCGGAATTGTTTAGCTTAACTTATGGAGCAATGGTAAGACAATTACTTACCGATTTAGAAGAGGTAGAGGAAGTTAACAAGCAGCTTGATCAGAT GGGTTATAATATTGGAATTCGACTAATTGACGAGTTTCTTGCAAAATCCAATGTTTCTAGCTGTGCTGACTTCAAGGAATCTGCTGATGTAATTGCAAAG GTTGGTTTTAAGATGTTCTTAGGGGTCACTGCAACTGTGGCCAATTGGGATGCTGATGGAACAAGTTGCAGTCTCATCCTGGAGGATAACCCCCTTGTAGACTTTGTTGAGCTTCCTGATACATGCCAAGGTCTATATTATTGCAATGTCCTTAGCGGAGTCATCAGAGGAGCTCTAGAAATG GTGTCAATGAAGACTGAAGTCACATGGGTTCGTGATATGTTGCGCGGAGATGATGCATACGAGTTACGAGTGAAGCTTCTGAAGCAAGTTCCTGAAGAGTACCCGTACAAAGATGATGAGTAA